The DNA sequence TGTGGCAGGCCTGCCTGGTTCTTTCATTGCTAGGGATCTGGGGCACTTGGGGGTCGGGTTGGGGCAGATCCTGCCGGGTTACCCAGGCTGATAATTAACTGTGGAGTATCTCCTTTCCTCCCCGCAGCGGTGCAGAGGGGCAGGATGCCGCCCACCCAGCCGACCCACGGGCAGTTCGCACTGACCAACGGGGACCCCCTCAACTGCCACTCGTACCTGTCCGGATATATTTCTCTGCTGCTGCGCGCTGAGCCCTATCCCACGTCGCGCTTCGGCAGCCAGTGCATGCAGCCTAACAACATCATGGGCATCGAGAACATTTGCGAACTGGCCGCGCGGATGCTCTTCAGCGCCGTCGAGTGGGCCCGGAACATCCCCTTCTTCCCTGACCTGCAGATCACGGACCAGGTGGCCCTGCTTCGCCTCACCTGGAGCGAGCTGTTCGTGTTGAATGCAGCGCAGTGCTCCATGCCCCTCCACGTAGCCCCGCTTCTGGCCGCTGCTGGCCTGCACGCTTCACCCATGTCTGCTGACCGGGTGGTCGCCTTTATGGACCACATACGGATCTTCCAAGAGCAAGTGGAGAAGCTCAAGGCACTGCACGTCGATTCTGCCGAGTACAGCTGCCTCAAGGCCATAGTCCTGTTCACCTCAGGTAGGAAGAAGCCCTGTCCTCTCATGCCCAGAAAGTCCTAGTGCAGAATTCTGGCCTAGAGAACTTGGGAGTTACCAGGGCAAGCCCACCCTCCCCCCTCAAAAGGTCAAACTGTGGAATGTAACTTTGTATAGCTTTTGAGCACCACCAGACCTGGCCTGGCTAGAGAAGAAGGGTTGCATACAGGATGCTTCAGATACAGTGTCCCCAAATGGGCTATAGGGTAGCCTTTCAGGCCTATTCCCCTCCTGCAGTGACCAGACTAGAATGCactccctccttttcctccctgagCTAAGGCCTTCTGGGCTAGTTGGCCCTCAGGGAATCTCCTGAATCCCTGGCTTTCTCTAGCACCCTAGCTGGGCCTCTAGGAGATGCCCCTGGGCACTGGATCAGAGATGGCATCATCCTGTAGGAGAAAGTTTGCCCCTGCAGGGGAGAAGTTTGCCTGCTAACTCAGTAGGAGTTTGAGCTTCAGGCAAATTCAACCTGAGGGCagcaattttcaaaaatcattttcattaaaataatgcaGACTGCCAGGAGAAGAGAAGAGCTGTCATTAGGGGCaagaagaggaaagggaccatCACAACTCCAGAATGTCTTCAGGGGGTTGAAGTATCTGGCCTCTTGTTTCCCCCCACCTAGGCAAACACTTAAGGCAATTTCAAACAATCCCAAGTATATGCCAACTTAAGCTGGATATAAATGTTACTGGTGGTATAAAACCATCATTGACTGcattatgaaatataattagtTTGCATGTAGTTTAACCTGTGTGAGTAATAGATCTGATATTAATTAACTCTTGAGGCCAAATGATTTTTGAAAGTGCCTGACTTTCCATTTCTGGCCACACCTGAGCCTTTTGGCTGCCTCCAGGCTGAGTTCAGCATAGCCCAGGTGGGTGGAAATTACCCCCTCCCTTCACATTCTTGTACTAAGTTGTCAGCTGATCCCTTTGTCATGGCTGAGAGGGGAAAAGGGTTCCGGACTAAGAATAACAACATTTGGACATTTGCAGGACTTGGAACCTCATCACCAACTACAGTTTTTTAAGCTTGTAATTTGGGAACTAGAAAAGATGTATAGTTAGTgtggcaaagagagagagaaatccttATTGTTTCAAATTCTGGGAGAACCAAGTCATTAGCAGAATCTATTGCAAGTTCTCCAGCCTCAACCCTCTTTTATACATTACTGCCTTTCACATAAAGTCTCCCCTGACAGCCACCCCAAATCCTGCCTTTGGAAGTCCTTAGGTAATCAATTAGAGGGCAGCATCTGGGCAGGGAACTGCTGAATTCAGAAGCTAGGAtctggtttattttttctcagaaGCCTGTCAGATTAAGAACATTTACCTAATGCAAATGTCCAGGTAGGATAGTCCCCTGACCCAGGGCCACCTTCACCCCCTTTCTACAACCTGACACCCATCCCATAGTCTCAGAAGGTGGGAATAGTTATTAATTTCTTGGTATCATTGTTAGTTCTTTGCCTTACTCTTGGTCTTTCAAGGGAAGAAATGCCTGATACTGTCGTAACAGtttaatttattactatttgCAAAATGTGGAGGCCTGTGTGGAGAATGCAAATTGCCTCACAAAGAGATAAAGGTTCCTGTTATCTGATTCAGAGGGAGACACACAGTACTGATGTAGTGCGGAGAGAAGGAGTCCTAGACAAACAGCTTTTAATTTCTGACCACAGACACCTAGGCATTCTGTGGACATGCAGAGTAGTAGACACATTTGAGGAGGCTGCATGTGTTATGGTTCTAGTGGTAGAGATGGTGGCTGCTGTTTTCCAATATCTATTTTAATGATTCACAATATGCATGTGTTAACCCCAGTCTTGTCTGGGGAGCCCCAAAAGGTCAGGTCACAACCTGAACTGCCTTCACCAAGAAGCCTCTCATTTCAAAGGCACTTATTGTATTTTCAcgtatcagaaaaagaaaagtgttttccTGGAGATAACAGGGAGGGGGTGCTTCTTGGAGggacctggattttttttttttttaaataaagggggtgggggaaaagggagagagaagaaaagggggaaaagaaacaGCTCAAATGAACAGAGAGATCACAGTTTGCATGGCTGCCCTTCAATAGACTAAACTGACAAGATCAGTTTTAAAGGGCCACTTAAATCAGTTTCAAAGACTGGAGAAAAATGAGTCGCCCTCTTTGGGGAGAATCTGAGGCTGGGTTGTGGACGCCATTACTTGAGGCTGGGCCAGGTTGTTGCCCCACTACCACTACTATATAATTATAAGCCAAACTATTATTTacagaggaagagggggaggagcgCTGGTAGTTtgggttttgtctgtttttctgtcTGTGAATTGACTGGGTCCCGATATACCCAATGCATTTTGCTTGGGCCTTCCAGTAACCCAGCCTGAGGTCTTAGTCAGTGAAAGACATATAGTACACTaaggtatgttttattttaaagcaaacacTCTAAGACCATCTCATGCTTTCTCCTCACTCCcttcacacatacatatactcaCCTACCCCCCAAATTTTCAGAGTATAGACATTTGCTCCAACTCCTATAGGGGCAGCTTGACATAGCACTATACACACATCTCATGTGACCCATTTCAAACCTCTTAATCTGATGACTgaattcctcttcttcttcttcttcttcttttttttttttttttttttttttaactttcttccaGATGCCTGTGGTCTCTCTGATGTAGCCCATGTGGAAAGTTTGCAGGAAAAGTCCCAGTGTGCTTTGGAAGAATATGTTAGGAGCCAGTACCCCAACCAGCCAACGCGATTTGGAAAGCTTTTGCTTCGCCTCCCTTCCCTCCGCACGGTCTCCTCCTCAGTCATAGAGCAATTGTTTTTCGTCCGTTTGGTAGGTAAAACCCCCATCGAAACCCTCATCCGGGATATGTTACTGTCCGGCAGCAGTTTTAACTGGCCGTATATGgcaattcaataaataaataaatcaaaataagaagGGGGAGtgaaacagtgaaagaaaaggcaaaagactGGTTTGTTTGCTTAATTTCCTTCTGTTAAGAAAGGATATAAAAGGATGTTACAAGTTTGCTAAAAGAAGAGAGGGGAAGAATTTAATGGACtgtgaatttcaaaaaaaaaaaaaaaagactgtcaaATGAACTTTTacagaatgcattaaaaaaaaaaactcctgtgtTGGTCAGAACAACTTGCTACTTATCATTTTtgtataaaaaggaaattagtctttttcttttttggtaaaattttgaaaaaatattgctaAAAGTGCATTTAAGGAGATTGGGAGAAAATTAGCAGAATggagaaagtctttttttttttc is a window from the Urocitellus parryii isolate mUroPar1 chromosome 6, mUroPar1.hap1, whole genome shotgun sequence genome containing:
- the Nr2f2 gene encoding COUP transcription factor 2 isoform X1, with product MAMVVSTWRDPQDEVPGSQGSQASQAPPVPGPPPGAPHTPQTPGQGGPASTPAQTAAGGQGGPGGPGGDKQQQQQHIECVVCGDKSSGKHYGQFTCEGCKSFFKRSVRRNLSYTCRANRNCPIDQHHRNQCQYCRLKKCLKVGMRREAVQRGRMPPTQPTHGQFALTNGDPLNCHSYLSGYISLLLRAEPYPTSRFGSQCMQPNNIMGIENICELAARMLFSAVEWARNIPFFPDLQITDQVALLRLTWSELFVLNAAQCSMPLHVAPLLAAAGLHASPMSADRVVAFMDHIRIFQEQVEKLKALHVDSAEYSCLKAIVLFTSDACGLSDVAHVESLQEKSQCALEEYVRSQYPNQPTRFGKLLLRLPSLRTVSSSVIEQLFFVRLVGKTPIETLIRDMLLSGSSFNWPYMAIQ
- the Nr2f2 gene encoding COUP transcription factor 2 isoform X2, which produces MPPTQPTHGQFALTNGDPLNCHSYLSGYISLLLRAEPYPTSRFGSQCMQPNNIMGIENICELAARMLFSAVEWARNIPFFPDLQITDQVALLRLTWSELFVLNAAQCSMPLHVAPLLAAAGLHASPMSADRVVAFMDHIRIFQEQVEKLKALHVDSAEYSCLKAIVLFTSDACGLSDVAHVESLQEKSQCALEEYVRSQYPNQPTRFGKLLLRLPSLRTVSSSVIEQLFFVRLVGKTPIETLIRDMLLSGSSFNWPYMAIQ